From a region of the Sesamum indicum cultivar Zhongzhi No. 13 linkage group LG3, S_indicum_v1.0, whole genome shotgun sequence genome:
- the LOC105158851 gene encoding 60S ribosomal protein L35 produces the protein MARIKVHELRQKTKAELLAQLKDLKAELALLRVAKVTGGAPNKLSKIKVVRLSIAQVLTVISQKQKTALREAYKNKKYLPLDLRPKKTRAIRRRLTKHQASLKTERERKKEMYFPMRKYAIKV, from the exons ATGG CTCGGATCAAGGTGCACGAGCTTCGGCAGAAGACGAAGGCGGAGCTGTTGGCGCAGCTGAAGGATCTGAAGGCGGAGCTGGCACTGCTGCGTGTGGCAAAGGTGACCGGCGGCGCCCCCAACAAGCTCTCCAAAATCAAGGTGGTCAGGCTGTCGATTGCGCAGGTGCTGACCGTGATTTCGCAGAAGCAGAAGACCGCTCTGCGTGAAGCCTACAAGAACAAGAAGTATTTGCCGCTTGATCTCCGCCCCAAGAAGACACGAGCCATTCGCCGCCGCCTCACCAAGCACCAG GCATCTTTGAAGACAGAAagggagagaaagaaagaaatgtacTTCCCAATGAGAAAGTATGCTATCAAAGTTTAA
- the LOC105158850 gene encoding uncharacterized protein LOC105158850: MGGCFSSESDYSHRQRLTANVVSVNGELRQYPLPITVSQVLHFEAGSPGSFFVCSSDGLYFDDYIPSLDAEDELESAQIYFVLPVAKLQHRLAAADMAALAVKASAALTASDRRRSRKARISPVLAAEEDPQSNHQILNKISPLSGKSGSKGSSSSSGLGISRSGSMRKLQRNSSRRAKLAVRSFKLRLTTINEGSVLYN, from the coding sequence ATGGGTGGTTGTTTCTCCTCTGAATCCGATTACTCTCATCGTCAGAGGCTCACTGCAAATGTGGTCTCCGTCAATGGAGAATTGCGGCAGTACCCTCTCCCCATCACAGTCTCGCAAGTGCTTCACTTTGAGGCCGGGTCTCCGGGTTCTTTCTTCGTCTGCAGCTCCGACGGGTTGTACTTCGACGATTACATACCGTCTCTCGACGCGGAGGACGAGTTGGAGTCGGCACAGATCTACTTCGTGCTGCCGGTTGCTAAGCTTCAACATCGCCTCGCAGCCGCCGACATGGCTGCTTTAGCTGTTAAGGCCAGCGCGGCGCTCACCGCTTCCGATCGCCGGCGAAGCAGGAAGGCTCGGATTTCCCCTGTTTTGGCGGCGGAGGAAGATCCTCAATCCAACCATCAAATCCTCAACAAAATCAGTCCCCTCAGCGGAAAAAGTGGGAGTAAAGGTAGTAGCAGTTCGTCGGGGTTAGGGATTTCGAGATCCGGTTCAATGAGGAAGTTGCAGAGGAACTCTTCCCGACGAGCTAAACTGGCCGTTCGATCATTCAAGTTGAGGCTGACCACAATCAATGAAGGATCTGTTCTCTACAATTGA